One Streptomyces coeruleorubidus DNA segment encodes these proteins:
- a CDS encoding NAD-dependent epimerase/dehydratase family protein, whose amino-acid sequence MRRAVVIGAGGQIGRPAVEALARDGWEVTAASRGGARDESWPGEVRTLRLDREDDTALGALIGDGCDLVVDIVAYGAGHARQLTGLADRIGSAVVVSTASVYQDGTGRGFDTMSQPGGFPRYPVPVREDQPTVPPGDATYSTGKAALESELLAAGDRLPTTLLRPAAIHGPHSPLPRELHFVKRNLDGRRRRVLAYRGESRFHTSAARNIAELIRLAAARPGPRALNACDPQSPTVAEIGSAVDAVMGVETETVLLDGAAPSPSVGSSPWSVELPVVFDMTAAERELGYRPVVSYPESLPETVDWLTRRLSGRDWTDAFPTLARVYPDLFDYEAEDAWFGA is encoded by the coding sequence ATGAGACGTGCTGTGGTGATCGGGGCCGGCGGGCAGATAGGACGGCCGGCGGTGGAGGCGCTGGCGCGGGACGGCTGGGAGGTGACGGCCGCGTCGCGCGGCGGTGCCCGGGACGAGAGCTGGCCCGGCGAGGTACGGACGCTGCGGCTGGACCGCGAGGACGACACGGCACTGGGCGCGCTGATCGGCGACGGCTGCGACCTCGTGGTCGACATCGTCGCCTACGGGGCCGGGCACGCACGGCAGTTGACCGGGCTGGCCGACCGCATCGGCTCGGCCGTGGTCGTGTCGACGGCGTCGGTGTACCAGGACGGCACGGGCCGCGGCTTCGACACGATGAGCCAGCCGGGCGGTTTCCCGCGGTACCCCGTGCCCGTACGCGAGGACCAGCCGACGGTCCCGCCCGGAGACGCCACGTACAGCACCGGCAAGGCCGCCCTGGAGAGCGAACTCCTCGCGGCGGGCGACCGGTTGCCCACGACCCTGCTGCGCCCGGCCGCGATCCACGGTCCCCACAGCCCGCTCCCCCGCGAGCTGCACTTCGTGAAACGGAACCTCGACGGCCGGCGCCGGAGGGTACTCGCCTACCGGGGTGAGAGCCGTTTCCACACCTCGGCCGCCCGCAACATCGCCGAACTGATCCGGCTGGCGGCCGCCCGGCCCGGCCCGCGGGCGCTCAACGCCTGTGATCCGCAGTCTCCGACGGTGGCCGAGATCGGATCGGCGGTGGACGCGGTCATGGGAGTGGAGACGGAGACCGTCCTGCTGGACGGGGCCGCACCCTCGCCGTCCGTGGGCAGCTCGCCCTGGTCGGTGGAGCTGCCGGTGGTCTTCGACATGACCGCGGCGGAACGGGAGTTGGGCTACCGGCCGGTCGTGTCCTACCCCGAGAGCCTGCCGGAGACGGTCGACTGGCTCACCCGCAGGCTGTCCGGGCGGGACTGGACGGATGCGTTCCCGACTCTCGCAAGGGTCTACCCGGACCTCTTCGACTACGAGGCGGAGGATGCCTGGTTCGGGGCGTGA
- a CDS encoding RpiB/LacA/LacB family sugar-phosphate isomerase, whose protein sequence is MRISVSSDMDEPVARSLVAALQARGHEVRPHGALRPGDDPQWAVCSQAAAREVADGTADQAVVCCWTGTGASIAANKVPGVRAALCTDAYTADGARRWNDANVLALSLRLTSEPLLKEILDAWFAGEPSTEAEDRQNVDRVRLLDHGNTR, encoded by the coding sequence ATGCGGATCTCTGTTTCCTCGGACATGGACGAGCCCGTCGCCCGCTCCCTCGTGGCCGCGCTGCAGGCCCGAGGGCACGAGGTGCGCCCGCACGGCGCGCTGCGTCCCGGGGACGACCCCCAGTGGGCGGTGTGCTCGCAGGCCGCGGCCCGCGAGGTCGCCGACGGGACGGCCGACCAGGCCGTGGTCTGCTGCTGGACCGGCACGGGCGCCTCGATCGCCGCGAACAAGGTGCCGGGCGTCCGGGCCGCCCTGTGCACGGACGCCTACACCGCCGACGGGGCACGCCGCTGGAACGACGCCAACGTCCTCGCACTCAGCCTGCGGCTCACCTCCGAGCCGCTGCTGAAGGAGATCCTCGACGCGTGGTTCGCCGGCGAGCCCAGCACGGAAGCCGAGGACCGGCAGAACGTGGACCGCGTCAGGCTGCTCGACCACGGCAACACCCGGTAG
- a CDS encoding PP2C family protein-serine/threonine phosphatase, giving the protein MTDSAIDYMAVFRALPGMMALLTPELVYADVNEEFVRVSGRSRDQLVGHYLFDVFPDNPNDPASTGVRNLEASLYRVLATGERDAMALQRYDVEDPERPGEWQERYWSPVNAPLLGPDGKVVLILHRVEEVTELIRARGRSGGGRGGRSRVLEAELYTRARELQELNERLRQAHSREREVALALQQAMLPDRRQVSHHHRAAVRYRPAVGALNVCGDWYDLVDLVGGHRVGVSVGDVVGHGLGAAGVMGQLRSALSAASRVAEGPAQALDVLGRYAHVVDGAESATAVTTFIDFDRHTITYSSAGHLPPVLVHPGGRAEFLDGATDTPLDARPDPIPRPQAETSFTPGATLVLYTDGLVERRGEDIDTGLARLSNALYRNRDQDPETLADTVLLELLPPGGATDDTALIIVRL; this is encoded by the coding sequence ATGACGGATTCGGCGATCGACTACATGGCGGTGTTCCGGGCCCTGCCCGGCATGATGGCGCTGCTGACACCCGAGCTGGTGTACGCGGACGTCAACGAGGAGTTCGTCCGGGTGTCCGGCCGCTCCCGTGATCAACTGGTCGGGCACTACCTGTTCGACGTCTTCCCCGACAACCCCAACGACCCCGCCTCGACGGGCGTGCGCAACCTGGAGGCCTCGCTGTACCGGGTCCTGGCGACCGGGGAGCGCGACGCCATGGCCCTCCAGCGCTACGACGTCGAGGATCCCGAGCGGCCCGGGGAATGGCAGGAGCGCTACTGGAGTCCGGTGAACGCGCCGCTGCTGGGCCCCGACGGCAAGGTGGTGCTGATCCTGCACCGCGTCGAGGAGGTCACGGAGCTGATCCGGGCCCGGGGCCGCTCGGGAGGAGGGCGGGGCGGCCGGTCCCGGGTCCTGGAAGCCGAGCTGTACACCCGCGCCCGCGAGCTCCAGGAGCTCAACGAGCGGCTGCGTCAGGCCCACTCCCGGGAGCGGGAGGTGGCGCTGGCCCTCCAGCAGGCGATGCTGCCCGACCGCCGTCAGGTCAGCCACCACCACCGGGCCGCCGTGCGGTACCGGCCCGCCGTGGGCGCGCTCAACGTGTGCGGGGACTGGTACGACCTGGTCGACCTGGTCGGCGGCCACCGGGTCGGCGTGTCCGTGGGTGACGTGGTCGGGCACGGGCTGGGGGCCGCCGGTGTCATGGGCCAGCTGCGCAGCGCGCTCAGCGCGGCCTCCCGGGTCGCCGAGGGCCCGGCCCAGGCCCTGGACGTGCTGGGGCGCTACGCCCACGTGGTCGACGGCGCCGAGTCGGCGACCGCGGTGACGACCTTCATCGACTTCGACCGGCACACCATCACCTACAGCAGCGCCGGCCATCTGCCGCCCGTACTGGTCCACCCCGGCGGCCGCGCCGAGTTCCTCGACGGGGCCACCGACACGCCGCTCGACGCCCGCCCCGACCCGATCCCTAGACCCCAGGCCGAGACGTCCTTCACGCCGGGGGCCACTCTGGTGCTCTACACCGACGGCCTGGTCGAGCGGCGCGGCGAGGACATCGACACCGGCCTGGCCCGCCTCTCCAACGCGCTGTACCGGAACCGGGACCAGGATCCCGAGACCCTCGCCGACACGGTCCTGCTGGAACTGCTGCCGCCCGGCGGCGCCACCGACGACACCGCGCTGATCATCGTGCGGCTGTGA
- a CDS encoding urease accessory protein UreF: protein MSRAALLVLADGRFPAGGHAHSGGAEAAVKAGRIRGAASLADFCRGRLHTAGSVAAALSAAAALGIDPVALDRAADARTPSPALRVAGRKLGRQLMRAARATWPSAELDALAREFPKGAHQPVVLGLAARAAGLGPVDAAYCAAYESVSGPATATVRLLSLDPFDATGVLARLAPEMDRVVDRAVEAARRVIDEGVDALPAGSAPLLEIGAEVHAAWPVRLFAS, encoded by the coding sequence ATGTCACGTGCGGCACTTCTCGTCCTGGCCGACGGCCGCTTTCCCGCCGGCGGCCACGCCCACTCCGGCGGGGCGGAGGCGGCGGTCAAGGCCGGGCGGATCAGGGGAGCGGCGAGCCTGGCGGACTTCTGCCGGGGGCGGCTGCACACGGCCGGCTCGGTGGCGGCGGCCCTTTCGGCGGCTGCCGCGCTGGGGATCGACCCCGTCGCGCTGGACCGTGCCGCGGACGCCCGTACGCCCTCACCCGCGCTGCGCGTCGCCGGGCGCAAGCTGGGACGGCAGCTGATGCGGGCCGCCCGGGCAACCTGGCCGTCCGCCGAACTGGACGCGTTGGCAAGGGAGTTCCCCAAAGGGGCCCATCAGCCGGTGGTGCTCGGGCTGGCGGCGCGGGCGGCCGGGCTGGGACCGGTCGACGCGGCGTACTGCGCGGCGTACGAGAGCGTGAGCGGGCCGGCCACGGCGACGGTGCGGTTGCTGAGCCTGGATCCCTTCGACGCGACGGGGGTGCTGGCCCGGCTGGCGCCGGAGATGGACCGCGTCGTGGACCGGGCGGTGGAGGCGGCGCGCAGGGTGATCGACGAGGGGGTCGACGCGTTGCCGGCGGGGTCGGCGCCGTTGCTGGAGATCGGGGCGGAGGTACACGCGGCCTGGCCCGTGCGGCTGTTCGCCTCATAG
- a CDS encoding urease accessory protein UreD, translating to MGGARVNSAGVRSVARIVARDDGRGGTALPVLESDGPLALRRTRGSGAEARVMLVGAMSGPLGGDHFTVRARAEEGARLSVGSAAATIALPGQTKGEARYDVRLDVADRAELHWLPEQLISAQGSDLYVTTRVELAATARLVLREEQVLGRTGEEPGRLTSRLTVRVTGQGVLDQELACGPGAPGGWDGPAVLGGHRAVGQLIVVRPEFAAEPVTARVLGDGASVVPLAGPAALVTAVAPDALRLRRLLDEALASLVQTETSAHAPNQASSAS from the coding sequence GTGGGCGGCGCGCGCGTGAACAGCGCCGGGGTGCGGTCCGTCGCGAGGATCGTCGCCCGGGACGACGGCCGGGGCGGGACGGCTCTGCCCGTGCTGGAGAGCGACGGGCCGCTGGCGCTTCGGCGCACCCGGGGGAGCGGTGCCGAGGCGCGGGTCATGCTGGTCGGAGCGATGAGCGGACCGCTCGGCGGCGACCACTTCACCGTGCGGGCCCGGGCGGAGGAGGGAGCGCGGCTGTCCGTCGGGTCGGCCGCCGCCACCATCGCCCTGCCGGGGCAGACCAAGGGAGAGGCCCGTTACGACGTCCGGCTCGACGTCGCCGACCGGGCCGAACTGCACTGGCTGCCCGAACAGTTGATCTCCGCCCAGGGCAGCGACCTGTACGTCACGACCCGCGTCGAACTCGCCGCCACGGCCCGGCTCGTGCTGCGCGAGGAGCAGGTGCTCGGGCGCACTGGTGAGGAACCCGGGCGGTTGACGAGCCGGCTGACCGTGCGGGTCACCGGGCAGGGCGTGCTCGACCAGGAACTGGCCTGCGGGCCCGGCGCGCCGGGCGGCTGGGACGGCCCCGCGGTGCTCGGGGGGCACCGGGCGGTCGGGCAACTGATCGTCGTACGGCCGGAGTTCGCCGCCGAACCGGTGACGGCCCGGGTACTCGGGGACGGGGCCTCGGTCGTCCCGCTCGCCGGTCCCGCCGCCCTGGTGACCGCCGTGGCGCCGGACGCGCTGCGGCTGCGACGGCTGCTCGACGAGGCACTGGCGTCACTCGTGCAGACGGAGACGTCCGCTCACGCCCCGAACCAGGCATCCTCCGCCTCGTAG
- a CDS encoding lysophospholipid acyltransferase family protein has protein sequence MFYYLLKYVLLGPLLRLVFRPRIEGLEHVPSEGAAIIAGNHLSFSDHFLMPAVLKRRITFLAKAEYFTGPGIKGRLTASFFRSAGQIPVDRSGKDAGQAAIREGLGVLSKDELLGIYPEGTRSHDGRLYKGKVGVAVMALKAGVPVIPCAMIGTFEAQPPGKVIPNVHPVVIRFGKPLDFSRYEGMENEKAILRAVTDEIMYAILSLSGQEYVDQYAAVVKAEEAAAAAKERKFPRLPLT, from the coding sequence TTGTTCTACTACCTGCTGAAATACGTGCTGCTGGGACCGCTGCTTCGACTGGTCTTCCGGCCTCGAATAGAGGGCCTGGAGCACGTTCCGTCGGAGGGCGCCGCCATCATCGCCGGCAATCACCTGTCGTTCTCGGACCACTTCCTGATGCCCGCGGTCCTCAAGCGGCGCATCACCTTCCTCGCGAAGGCCGAGTACTTCACGGGTCCCGGCATCAAGGGCCGCCTGACGGCGTCGTTCTTCCGCAGCGCCGGGCAGATCCCCGTCGACCGCTCCGGCAAGGACGCCGGGCAGGCCGCGATCCGCGAGGGCCTCGGCGTGCTGAGCAAGGACGAGCTGCTCGGCATCTACCCGGAGGGCACGCGCTCGCACGACGGCCGGCTCTACAAGGGCAAGGTGGGCGTCGCGGTCATGGCCCTCAAGGCCGGCGTCCCGGTCATCCCCTGCGCGATGATCGGCACCTTCGAGGCCCAGCCGCCCGGCAAGGTCATCCCCAACGTCCACCCCGTCGTGATCCGCTTCGGCAAGCCCCTCGACTTCTCGCGCTACGAGGGCATGGAGAACGAGAAGGCCATCCTGCGCGCCGTCACCGACGAGATCATGTACGCGATCCTCTCCCTGTCCGGGCAGGAGTACGTCGACCAGTACGCGGCCGTGGTGAAGGCCGAGGAGGCCGCCGCCGCGGCGAAGGAGCGGAAGTTCCCGCGCCTGCCGCTCACTTGA
- a CDS encoding SpoIIE family protein phosphatase: MGAHEEYGVARQRFDVADAAPLLLDPQGVVTGWTGEARRLLAYPAAEAVGRKLADLLTAEDAQRVPDLVERCRRDGGWTGLLTARRRDGQPVRVAARITSAEEAHGGERWLVLLSELAGAPGWDMSRTVLERMVADSPVGIAIVDTDLRFVWSNAALAQFGGGPPPRRLGLRFADVQPGLDAQAVEAQMRHVLETGEAVVGYEHVGHVLSAPLRETAHMLSFTRLDDDQGRPMGVYYTVVDMTERHRARQRLALLDRANQNIGRSLDLTRTAQELADVAVPGLADLVTVDLLETVLRGAELTPGPLADTGPVALRRAGHRSTQEGVPEAVVAIGEVATYPAGSPPIRCLTTGRPWHAERLDPLARVWVTDDPGDRRSTFSELGLHSVMIVPVRARGTTLGITTFFRRQGREPFDEEDLRLAEDLVSRAAVCVDNARRYTRERDAALVLQRSLLPHRLPEQDAVEVAACYRPADELTGLGGDWYDLIPLSGARVALVVGEVPGHGIDAAAAMGQLRTAVRTLAAQDLPPEEVLAHLDDLVARSAREEGAEPGTAGSAGTQCVGSGCVYVVYDPVDGGCAMAAAGHPAPAVVLPDGSVTFVELPQGPPLGVGGPPFEAVELSLVEGSTLALHTDGLLARGETWAVDTGRERLRRALEGAGPLEARCRNVVDALVPARPYDDVALLMARTKRLGTEQVAAWDLEPDPALVADARRTATRQLAHWGLDELAFTTELVVSELVTNAIRHATGPIRLRLIRERALVCEVFDSGATAPHLRHPRTTDEGGRGLLLVSQLTQRWGMRFVPDGKVIWAEQSLTELAELPVAALLG; the protein is encoded by the coding sequence GTGGGCGCACACGAGGAGTACGGCGTTGCCCGTCAGCGGTTCGACGTGGCCGACGCCGCGCCCCTGTTGCTCGATCCGCAGGGCGTGGTGACGGGCTGGACCGGCGAGGCCCGGCGGCTGCTGGCGTACCCGGCTGCCGAGGCGGTCGGCAGGAAGCTGGCGGATCTGCTGACGGCCGAGGACGCGCAGCGCGTGCCGGACCTGGTCGAGCGGTGCCGCAGGGACGGCGGCTGGACGGGGCTGCTGACGGCCCGCCGCAGGGACGGGCAGCCGGTGAGGGTCGCGGCCCGGATCACCTCCGCCGAGGAGGCGCACGGCGGCGAGCGCTGGCTGGTGCTGCTGTCGGAGCTGGCCGGCGCGCCCGGCTGGGACATGAGCCGTACGGTGCTGGAGCGGATGGTGGCCGACTCCCCGGTCGGTATCGCGATCGTGGACACGGACCTGCGTTTCGTGTGGTCGAACGCCGCCCTGGCGCAGTTCGGCGGCGGACCGCCACCCCGGCGGCTCGGCCTGCGCTTCGCGGACGTCCAGCCGGGCCTGGACGCCCAGGCGGTCGAGGCGCAGATGCGGCACGTGCTGGAGACCGGCGAGGCCGTGGTCGGGTACGAGCACGTGGGCCATGTGCTGTCGGCGCCGCTGCGCGAGACGGCGCACATGCTGTCCTTCACCCGGCTCGACGACGACCAGGGCCGCCCGATGGGCGTGTACTACACGGTCGTCGACATGACCGAGCGGCACCGCGCCCGGCAGCGGCTGGCCCTCCTCGACCGGGCCAATCAGAACATCGGCCGCAGTCTGGACCTCACGCGCACCGCGCAGGAACTGGCCGACGTGGCCGTGCCGGGACTGGCCGACCTCGTCACCGTGGACCTGCTGGAGACGGTGCTGCGGGGCGCCGAGCTGACGCCCGGGCCGCTCGCGGACACCGGTCCGGTGGCGCTGCGCCGGGCGGGCCACCGGTCCACTCAGGAGGGCGTCCCGGAAGCCGTCGTCGCGATCGGCGAGGTGGCGACGTACCCGGCCGGGTCGCCTCCGATCCGCTGCCTGACCACGGGACGGCCCTGGCACGCCGAGCGGCTCGATCCGCTGGCCCGGGTGTGGGTCACGGACGACCCGGGCGATCGACGGTCCACGTTCTCGGAGCTGGGCCTGCACAGCGTGATGATCGTGCCGGTCCGGGCGCGCGGCACCACCCTGGGCATCACCACCTTCTTCCGGCGCCAGGGCCGGGAGCCCTTCGACGAGGAGGACCTGCGTCTGGCCGAGGACCTCGTCTCCCGCGCGGCCGTCTGCGTGGACAACGCCCGGCGCTACACGCGCGAGCGCGACGCCGCGCTCGTCCTCCAGCGCAGTCTGCTCCCCCACCGGCTCCCCGAGCAGGACGCGGTCGAGGTGGCCGCCTGCTACCGGCCGGCCGACGAGCTGACCGGCCTGGGCGGCGACTGGTACGACCTCATCCCGCTGTCCGGGGCGCGCGTCGCGCTCGTCGTGGGAGAGGTGCCCGGGCACGGCATCGACGCGGCCGCGGCCATGGGGCAGTTGCGGACGGCCGTACGGACCCTGGCCGCTCAGGATCTGCCGCCCGAGGAGGTGCTGGCGCACCTCGACGACCTGGTGGCGCGGTCGGCCCGGGAAGAGGGTGCCGAACCGGGCACGGCGGGTTCCGCGGGCACGCAGTGCGTGGGCTCCGGGTGTGTGTACGTCGTCTACGACCCGGTCGACGGCGGGTGCGCGATGGCCGCGGCGGGGCATCCGGCACCGGCCGTGGTCCTGCCCGACGGCTCGGTCACGTTCGTCGAGTTGCCGCAGGGGCCGCCGCTCGGCGTGGGCGGTCCGCCCTTCGAGGCGGTAGAGCTGTCCCTGGTGGAGGGCAGCACCCTCGCCCTGCACACCGACGGGCTGCTGGCCCGGGGAGAGACCTGGGCGGTCGACACCGGCCGGGAACGGCTGCGCCGGGCATTGGAAGGAGCGGGCCCGCTGGAGGCGCGCTGCCGGAACGTCGTCGACGCGCTGGTCCCGGCGCGCCCGTACGACGACGTGGCCCTGCTGATGGCCCGGACGAAACGCCTCGGCACCGAGCAGGTCGCGGCCTGGGACCTGGAGCCCGACCCGGCCCTCGTCGCCGACGCCCGCCGCACGGCCACCCGGCAGCTGGCCCACTGGGGGCTGGACGAGCTGGCGTTCACCACGGAACTGGTGGTGAGCGAGCTGGTCACCAACGCCATCCGGCACGCCACCGGGCCCATCCGCCTCCGCCTGATCCGGGAGCGCGCCCTGGTCTGCGAGGTGTTCGACAGCGGCGCCACCGCACCCCATCTGCGCCATCCCCGTACGACGGACGAGGGCGGGCGCGGTCTGCTGCTGGTCTCCCAGCTGACCCAGCGGTGGGGCATGCGGTTCGTCCCCGACGGGAAGGTCATCTGGGCGGAGCAGTCCCTGACGGAGCTCGCCGAGCTGCCCGTGGCGGCGCTCCTGGGATGA
- the rocD gene encoding ornithine--oxo-acid transaminase, producing MTAPVRTQDSQETRGSQELIRAEEPVLAHNYHPLPVVVARAEGAWVEDVEGRRYLDMLAGYSALNFGHRHPALIEAAHRQLDRLTLTSRAFHNDRLAEFAERLAALTGMDMVLPMNTGAEAVESGVKVARKWAYDVKGVPADRATIVVAADNFHGRTTTIVSFSTDETARAGFGPFTPGFRIVPYNDLAALEAAVDETTAAVLIEPIQGEAGVIIPDDGYLAGVRELTRRKGCLFVADEIQSGLGRTGSTLAVEHESVVPDVVLLGKALGGGIVPVSAVVARREVLRVLHPGEHGSTFGGNPLAAAVGSAVVELLETGEFQRRATELGAVLRDGLTGLVGKGVVGFRSRGLWAGVDIDPALGTGREISERLMREGILAKDTHGSTIRLAPPLTITGEELEGALGSLEKVLR from the coding sequence ATGACCGCACCCGTCCGCACCCAGGACTCGCAGGAGACCCGCGGCTCTCAGGAGCTCATCCGCGCGGAGGAGCCGGTCCTCGCGCACAACTACCATCCGCTGCCCGTGGTCGTCGCCCGCGCCGAGGGCGCCTGGGTGGAGGACGTGGAGGGGCGGCGCTACCTCGACATGCTGGCCGGCTACTCCGCGCTCAACTTCGGGCACCGGCACCCGGCGCTGATCGAGGCCGCCCACCGCCAGCTCGACCGGCTGACCCTGACCTCCCGCGCCTTCCACAACGACCGGCTCGCCGAGTTCGCCGAGCGGCTGGCGGCGCTGACCGGGATGGACATGGTGCTGCCCATGAACACCGGCGCGGAGGCGGTGGAGAGCGGGGTGAAGGTGGCCCGCAAGTGGGCCTACGACGTCAAGGGCGTCCCGGCCGACCGGGCGACGATCGTGGTCGCGGCGGACAACTTCCACGGCCGTACGACGACGATCGTCAGCTTCTCCACGGACGAGACGGCCCGGGCGGGCTTCGGGCCCTTCACGCCGGGCTTCCGCATCGTGCCGTACAACGACCTGGCCGCGCTGGAGGCGGCGGTCGACGAGACCACGGCGGCGGTGCTGATCGAGCCGATCCAGGGCGAGGCCGGGGTGATCATCCCGGACGACGGTTACCTGGCCGGCGTGCGCGAGCTGACCCGCCGCAAAGGGTGTCTGTTCGTCGCGGACGAGATCCAGTCCGGGCTCGGCCGTACGGGCAGCACGCTGGCGGTCGAGCACGAGTCGGTCGTGCCGGACGTGGTGCTGCTGGGCAAGGCGCTGGGCGGCGGCATCGTGCCGGTGTCCGCGGTCGTCGCCCGGCGGGAGGTGCTCAGGGTGCTGCACCCCGGGGAGCACGGGTCGACGTTCGGCGGCAACCCACTGGCGGCCGCGGTCGGCTCGGCGGTGGTCGAGCTGCTGGAGACGGGCGAGTTCCAGCGCCGCGCGACCGAACTGGGCGCGGTCCTGCGGGACGGCCTGACCGGGCTGGTCGGCAAGGGCGTCGTCGGCTTCCGCTCGCGGGGCCTGTGGGCGGGCGTCGACATCGACCCCGCGCTCGGCACCGGCCGCGAGATCAGCGAACGCCTCATGCGCGAGGGAATCCTGGCCAAGGACACCCACGGCTCCACGATCCGCCTGGCCCCACCGCTCACCATCACGGGCGAGGAGCTCGAGGGAGCGCTCGGGTCGCTGGAGAAGGTGCTGCGGTAA
- the ureG gene encoding urease accessory protein UreG produces the protein MHLDHDHTHDGPGAVSADALRPDGSRRALRIGLGGPVGSGKTATVAALCRALRDELSLAVVTNDIYTREDAEFLLREAVLPPERITAVETGACPHTAIRDDISANLEAVEDLEDAVGPLDLVLVESGGDNLTATFSKGLVDAQIFVIDVAGGDDIPRKGGPGVTTADLLVVNKTDLAPYVGSDLARMAADAKAQRAELPVVFQSLRSEPGVTDVAAWVRAQLAAWAARA, from the coding sequence ATGCACCTGGACCACGACCACACCCACGACGGCCCCGGCGCCGTGAGCGCCGACGCGCTGCGGCCCGACGGCAGCCGCCGTGCCCTGCGGATCGGACTCGGCGGGCCCGTCGGGTCCGGGAAGACCGCCACCGTCGCCGCGCTGTGCCGCGCGTTGCGGGACGAGTTGTCCCTCGCGGTCGTCACCAACGACATCTACACCCGCGAGGACGCCGAGTTCCTGCTCCGGGAGGCCGTGCTGCCGCCCGAGCGGATCACCGCGGTGGAGACGGGAGCCTGCCCGCACACCGCGATCCGGGACGACATCTCCGCCAACCTGGAAGCGGTGGAGGACCTGGAGGACGCCGTCGGGCCGCTGGACCTGGTCCTCGTGGAGTCCGGTGGGGACAACCTCACCGCGACCTTCTCCAAGGGGCTCGTCGACGCGCAGATCTTCGTGATCGACGTGGCGGGGGGCGACGACATTCCGCGCAAGGGCGGGCCGGGCGTGACCACCGCCGACCTGCTCGTCGTCAACAAGACCGACCTCGCGCCGTACGTAGGCTCCGACCTCGCGCGGATGGCGGCCGACGCCAAGGCGCAGCGGGCCGAACTGCCGGTCGTCTTCCAGTCGTTGCGCAGCGAACCCGGGGTGACGGATGTCGCCGCCTGGGTGCGTGCGCAGCTCGCCGCGTGGGCGGCGCGCGCGTGA